CTTAAGTTACTTTAATCTTTGATTCTTTATTACAATGATATACCTCTTCAGATGACTATATGTCTATTACAAGTAAAAATACCAGAGTTCAACTAAGCTGTTatactttttgttcaatttacaaTTGTAAATTCACTTTCTCGCAGCTGTAGTTTTCATGTGATGATTACTGGAATGCGTACACGAACCAATGTTCTCGTATACAAAAGCCCTAAAGTTTCGTGAGAATAAATTAAACCCAGTGAAGCTCGAGTAAGATTAGGTTTTGTACGACTAGCGTCCTATAAGCAAAATATGATCTCATTATATTAAGCATTTGACATAGGATATTCAGTCAAACAAAATAAATCTGCAAATACATTCTAAAGGAAGAAAGTTGGCAAGCTACAATTGCACGATATCGAGCTCAAAGAAAGAACGAAACTTGCCTCGTTTTGTACCTTGGCTTTGAGAGATATTCATTAAGATTCTTGTGATTAATCCCTGAATTGAGGTTACAGAATGTGACCCCCAATGGTATCAACATCCTCTAATGTTATCTGCATATAGTCAAACATAGATTAAACCTTAAAAAATACCAACTCTACTCATCCACAAATGCATTAAACAAGTTGCCTCCATGAAACCTTAAACTACAGTTGCCACAGCATAGTTTGAATATTTCATATTGAAACAGAAACTCAGATTATCAGAGGACcagatttcaaaaacaaaaaaagttcaAATGGTGTGTGAAGCTCCTCTAACAGCTGAAGCTAAAGCCCATCAAAAAATTTGCAGGAATTCTTACATTGAAACTAAATTGTTTCTCTTATCCTCTAATTTGGTTATTTGGGGGAAACCATAATTCtggaaaaataatatatatgaagGAGACGTACCTTGCACTGAAAATGTGCTCCTGCTCCTGCCCAGGCTAACTTTGCAGCTTGAAATCTCTTGTGTGAGAGATGATATGGGAGCAATTGTTAGTGTAAGAGAGGGTACAGTTGTTCATCTCTTCACTATATCCAAAATCATATCCACTCTGATTTTCTTAAGTATTTCATTAATCATTATCGCCATGTCAGCAATTGAGTCAATGGGCCGCAGCACCTTGCTCTTCTAAGTTGTAACTGGCCTGTTTAAGCTGTGCAAGCAGCCCAGTACACGGCCTTGAATAGATTGGGTTGAATCACTAATGGGTTTTGAAGATCCAGGCCCATCACTTCTTTCCGTATATGCTTCACACTGGAGGAATCTCACACTCCACCTGGTTATGTTCTTTTCGTATCACATCTATGGGAGAACTATAGAGGTGAGAAGTGCAAACTATCCCTCGGTCGAGATGGTTAAGACATATATTCGAATCGTGATCACACCCAAGTTCGAAACCCTCACTCTCGCTTACCCTAGTAAGAAgttcaaatgatgtcaaaaacaTCCTATTAGGGTACTTGCATAACCTGTCCGACTCAAACGCTGATGCCCGTTAGTTAACGACTATGAgtgtttttacaaaaaaataacCAGACGAGTATGGAGATGAGTTTGGCGAAATTAACCAGTCAGGTACccatatattattaattataatatttatagttTACTTATGATAAaattcctatttttttttttgtaatcaaGAATTTTTTTAGCCCAACATGTCCACCATACAATTGGGTCAGCTCTAAACTCGGGCCTTTAACCTAACCTGTTCCACGTTTACAACAAGTAAGATTGGGCTAAAGTCAGTACGGGGAGAATAATGTCAAAACCCACAAAAGATAATTAACTCCATAAAACCTACGGCGTTTGTAAAGAGTTTTCACAATCAACTTCATCATTCCaaccaaagattttttgttataaaattcCTAATCCACCTCTAGTCTTATTTGATCTTTTTGttagttaaaatttttttgttataaaattGCTAATCCACCTCACCTCCTTATTTGATTCTTTGTtagtttaaaaatttattttatttgtcccATCATTTACACattcaatttttctttcaattaattaattaattattatatttaatagAGTTGTCACCATTGTAATTGGTTGGAACGGAGTGCAGTGGCGGGCATTAGCCGCCCCAACGAGTTCAAATATGgaataaaagttaaaatatcTTAGGAGAATGGGgtacaaatttatttaattgGCACGGGAACAGATAATAATAGGGTCCCGTCCCATTGACATTCTTAATATTGACGTTGCTTTAGatattttttaaagaatttcTTTAACTAATTAAGTTCTTTTATGAATTTAAAATATTGATACAACAGAAAATAAGTTAattcaatattaaaatatgtTGGTAAAGTATAATGCCGAATTTTAAATAATTCTTATTTTCTTATGATCACTGCCGCTCTCTTCGTCTCTGTTGCGAGAGGTGGACGGAGAGAGATATGGAACGCGATATGGAGATGGACGTCGCAGACAACACTACCAGCAAAGAAGCAGTAATGTTTACTGTGAACGCCTTCTTTTCTTCTGTCTATGTCAAACACTCACTCCAATTCGACACGAAAACACTCGACCCCAATTCGCTTCAAATTGGGTTTTCTCAGACTCTAATTAATTTGCATTTCAGGAACTGGAGGATATGAATGCGCGTCTGAAGGAGATGGAAGACGAAGCCACAACACTACGATAGATGCAGGCCAAGGTTGAGAAGGAGATGAGTTCTGCAGAAGGTGCCCGTTTTCGTTCTTTTTCTAATGTTTTCTTTCTCATCCTTTTATGTATAGTTTCTAGGGCTTTTCGTGTTCAACGATGTGTCCTGCTTTTTGTTTATACTCGAACTGTAGTGTATCTCCATACTCAAGATTCTATGATTCGTTTGTGCTACGATTGTTTggatgtaaaaattatttacgAGTAAAGATTTTGAAACAATGTATTTTGAGTAAATCAGCCTTTTCCCCTAGGTTGGTTACATACAAGGAAACAAATCAcctctttttttgttaattcAATTGAGTAGATTTTATGTTGATGGTGTATGTTGATTTGTTTAATTGCCGTAGGCTCGTTTGTTTCAGTAACATGCAATGTAGATATCGAAGGTGGCAATATAATGGAAGAATCTGTGTAGTTTCTTTCAGTTTTGAATATGCCTGTACAGGTGATTGCTCTTGTATATTTTAGTCTTGATATGCTAGTATCTGCCCTAAATTTCTTAAACAAATGCTCCACAAGAACTTTAGCTCTGTAAAAACTTAGTGTATACTTAGCTCAGTAGTTGTTCCCGGTATACTTTAAATCACCAAGCATTGACTAGAAAGGTGCTGGAAATGGATATCCAACCAATGGAATTGCAACTCGAGAAATTCTCCGTCAAAATGGGAACTTTGGTAAATTGATTGTTGCAGAAAGAATCAAGGAGGCCTGAATAATTGTTCTTGCTCTCAGTGAATAAGCATGAGCAATAAAGATAGCTGATGAATTTCTTTCTTACatcattgattattttttaaatccttCTTGtgattcttttgtttattaattaGGGAGGATGGCGCCACTCTACTTAGATGATTTGGTCTACCGTCtcactctctttttcttttaccAGATCCATTGACTGCAGCTGCATCTCAGGCAAATAAAGAGGAGCTTGATGCTCGTTCAGTGTTTGTTGGCAATGTGAGGCCAATTCTGTTATGAAAATAgcgccttttttttttaatgtgagaAGCTAGTTTTGCAAATGTCCTCTTGATTTACCTGTCTCAAGTTCTGCTGTTTTGTTAAGCAAATCCTCTGTGCATTAGCTCCTTTTATGTCCTATATATGGTCTATAATTAGTGACATTTTCTTCATGGAGCTGGATGAATATGCATGCTGGTGGTTTATTTCCATAAAATGATTGTAAATGCATCTTCTCGGCACATGTGGATATTCTTGGGACTCTATGGAAAATGGCTTTGAGAATCATTGATTGTATTGATTATAGTGAAAAGTGAATTATATCAATTCTTTCATATATTTCCAATTTATATGATATCTAGAACCCTGCAAGtaataaatttttatatgtTGAAATTTCGCATGAAATGTTTGTTATTATGACCGACATCATGACAACTTATATTTCAATGTAGTTGCAACTCTAGAAATTaggttctctttttctttctttttttccatttatttgTTCGATATGTGCATCTATAGCATAAACATGTGATGTTGAAGCTTCTATGGTTAGCAGCTTTCTCTGGATTACAGATGAAGGGCTTAGTATTTGCGGCCTTTTCCGCCTTGTGGAAaagctcctttttttttcttccctttggtCTTGTTTTTGATAAAAGTGATCCTGTGAAAATAAATTGGAAGAAAGAATGTGAGAGTAGATTTACGTTATTCGGCAATTTGCCCTAGTTCATCGGGAGAAACTACTTGTTTTCACTATTCTATAAAAAGAATACGACTTTTTGCTGCTCTTTGTTCGGATGATAAGTGATAACAGGTTTAACAAGTGTATATAAGTCAAACCACAGCCTGGAAGAATCCTCAACGTATTTCTAGAGTACACCACCTTTAACTCTTGAGGTACTTGGACTTAGGGGGTCTGTAGCTCCTTATCCTTAATATGAGATATTGCCAACACAGTTAACCCTTTTTGTCCCCTTCTTCCACATGCATACTTTTGAAAGATATACTGTTTTGATAAAAGCTCAAGCATTCCTTTTGATTAACCCTAGTGATCTAGTACTCTCGAAATCTTGTCTGTTACTTGCTAGCTTGAATTGATATAAGCATGATCCTTATTTCAAAGCTTCCCTTATCAACATATTGAATTTTGTTCGATAGATGGTCAAACTTTTTGGTTTTACTGGCTGCAGATAACCCATTTCAGTTTAAACTTGGCGTGCAGGTGGATTATTCTTGTACGCCTGAAGAAGTGCAGCAGCATTTCCAGGCATGTGGGACCGTTAATAGGATAACTATTCGTACAGACAAGTTTGGACAGCCGAAGGGTTATGCTTATGTGGAGTTCCTTGAAGTAGAGGCAGTTCAGGAAGCTCTCCTTCTGAATGAATCTGAACTTCATGGTCGACAATTAAAGGTTAAACAGCTCTTCTTTCTCTACTTAAAGGTTTCTGGTTATAACATATAAGCACCAATGTAAACTTGACCCCAGGTTTAGTTCTCTCTTTTCTGTTTCCTCAGGTCAATTCTTTTTGTATTTGCTAGCAGGTCACTTCTAAGCGGACCAATGTACCCGGAATGAAGCAATTTCGAGGTCGCAGACCCAATCCTTATATGGGATTTCGAGCTAGGGGGCCATATATGCCACCTCCTTTTATGTTTTCTCCTTACGGATACGGGTATAAATTTTTAGGAAGTTGCCTCTTGACTTATAGAACTCCTGCTACATTTGTCTTTCCTGACCTTTTGGTTTAAACTGCGATGACAGAAATTCTGCATGCTTTTCCTTGCAGGAAGGTCCCAAGGTTCCGGGCACCTATGCGTTATAATCCTTACTACTGATTGAACCAAACTACTGATTGTTCGATGAACGTGTCCAACAAAACTATTTTTTCTCCTCTTTATTCTGTTTACTCATCATGTTTTGAGAAGATCGATGTGGAACTTTTATCCCTAGGACTCATGTAGCGATCACATTGAGGATTTAGTTGGGGTTGTGATGAACTGTTGCAACAACAAATGCTGCttcacattgttgttttggttcTTTAACTTGCTGTACGATAATAGTCACCATTATTTTCTTGCTTCGTTGCCATATGACGTCATTTTCTTTTCGGACAGAATCCTTTGAAAAATTAAATGACAGATATTCCTTTGCTTCATTACCATTTgatgtcattttcttttctgaCAGAATCCTTAGGAAAAAATTATCAATTCCTGCCTCTTACAGCAAGTAAAGATTTGCTGAAAGAGACCATTAGCAACATTTGTATAAgcataattatgattttatcctTAACAATGTCGGattaattttgaaataattCTCTGTTGGGTCTCTTTATCCCCCAATGAAAATTGTCAAAAcaacaaatcaagaaaacaaatacaaatcaGTACAAACCCAATCTCACTTtcgcatttttttttcccatcaaatactatttttatttatatttatattttcatttcctCCTATTTTTCACGTgtccaattttattttattttttcccgcAAAGAGAATTTACACGTCAAACAAAAcgacaaaacacaaaaaaccaaACAACCCCCACGGCCCCACCACTATCATGATCCCATACACTGCCTGATACATAAACCTCCCCAGTCCGTCGCTATCTACATACACATGAGAGAATTTTTGCCACGTCTACAATTCTATCTTCTCTCTATCACACGAGTGTCTTGCACGCGCTCGTCTGCGGATCCCACATGGCAGGCAACAGGTATTTTCTCCCGTTAACCCCGTGCGCATTATAGCTCGCGCCCGTGACCTTATCCACTAATACCTGACCCGGATATCCCGGGTACGCTCCGGACCCGAAAATACCCGTGCAAGCAGATACCGCCTCAAGCGGTGCAGTAGCGGGGCCTTGGAAGTAACCGTTGTTAAACGGGTTTGTAACGGCGTTAGCTAACACGGTAGCCAAGTTTATGATCATACCGTCAACTCCGACGTCTCCGTTAGGCGAAACTAAAGGCGGGGTCTGTGGGCCGTAGATGGGCTGGTGGAAAGGCCACGCGCATTGACCCGGACACTGAGTCTCCGAGTTACCGACCCAGAGGTACGCGCCCCGTTTCAACCCTCGAGTTGGTCTAGTAGACCCGTGGGTCCCGCACCTGGACATACAGAATCCATCGACGGCGACGTCCTTGGCCGTGAGAACGACGTTAATAGAGTTCCCGAAGTTTGCCTTGGAAGCTAGAGCGGGCAAGTACGAGTTCTTGAGAAGTTTTCCTAGCGAGTAGTTTTCAAGGAGGATTTGTTTCCCTACCGTGAGGGTGCAGGGACCTCCACGGTACTTCGCGGTTGTTTTCCACCAAGACGCGGTGGAAGGAACTGGGGCCCGGTTGTAGTTGAGAGATTTTATGAAGTCGACGATCACGGACCGTTGAACAGGAGTGAACTTTCCGTACCAGATTAGATTAACGGTGACGTTGCCCTTCAAGAGCGCACCGTTGTGATATTTAAGTACAAGCGGCTGCTGCTCGACAAGGGCGGCGAGTTTTCTTGTAGTGGAAACAGAAGGGGTGAcgaaacagagaaaaagaggaagaagaatggCAAAATGGTAAAAAGAAGCCATTTACAAAGGTAGTCTTTTCAAGGTCCTTGAGGAGAGAATTGGATTGGGGAGGAAAGAGTGAAGGAGAAGGGTGCATTTATACGGCTGAAGAGTAAGAGTAACAGCTGGCAGCGAAAGTGTCAGCGTCCAGGAGTGCCACGTGGGAGATTTTAATTGGGGGTAAAGTTCTTTTGCCAGGCTGTAAGGTTCTTTTGATATAATTAATGTTGGTTTTATGTTTACGTAAATAATACAGAATTGTGATCGTTTGATAGGTGAACGGAAAACCAATAATAATTTTCTCTTTCTGTATGATTAGataacgatttttttttttttttttgaaacgggagaGGAGATTCGAATCCTGATCATCAAGTTAatacacatcattcttatcAGTCAATTAGTAACTCGAGTATTGATTAGATAACGCTTACTAAGTTGTTAGGAGTCAATTTTGCTATAACTCATCAATTATATATAGTACGTAGGCCTTGATGGATAGTAATTAACAAATAGTAACAACCTAACGTATCCTTAGGGATGATCTTGGACAAATTTGAATCAGGGATGATCATGACCAAACCTACAATTTGTTtactaaatttaaaaaattgtgtAAACCCTACATTGATAAACATAATAGATGtgattaaaattgaaaaaaattgcaCTAGAGGGCCCTTAATCCAAaagtaggggtgacaaaactctatcTGGGTTGAATGACTAAATTTATTTGACctagattaaatcaaattttgacataagttatatgttcgaaatctgtgtcaaaacacaaaatttttgtctagATTTAATCATTTAAAGCAAtatggatttgatcaattaagtatgttcaAAATATAATCCAAGTTAAGATcctaatataaaaatatttcataaacacgtatTGTTGTCCGATACAAACTTTTTTTATGATACCTCTACCCAAAATCCTGACGAGCAGATGATGCCTTGgctctagattttttttttatttgagaaTAATGAAAACTTATATTAAGCAAACCAAACACAAGTTACACCACACATAAGTGAGGATACTCCTCTAGAAACATAATAATACAAACAAACTTCGAAATCAATAAGATAGGAAAGACTCAAGACCATAACATATGCCACAAATAAGTCAATAGAGAGATAAAACTCCTTTTGAGGGGCAGGCGGGGGCCTTGGCTCCATAAAATTAGGGACCATTAGATACAAGTATGTGATGAGGCTAAGGTGAGAGCACTTGTAATTGTGTTATTTtctctgggccaacaaatatatatgggattttgtgttttgtgatgtggttgtattgagttttgtgttttgttgatgtagctgtattgagagatgtgttttgctaatgtgactgtattgaaagattgtgttttggtatagttttattgtggacaatatggaaGACATTGGAATTTTTTGGcgtccatgttgggtgggaagggaaaatgtatatgaatttgtgttttgctgatgtgcctatattgggagatgtgactatattgagagacgtgtttggattgattttttatgtaatagaggtgagattCAGTGTTGATTTTTGCtggcccaacaaaaatcaaCCATTGGAAGTGCTCTAAGGTAAGATGTATTGACCCCGAGTTCATAGAATGGGGCCCACCACAGGGGTAATGACATCATTTGGTGGGCCATGAAGGAA
This sequence is a window from Tripterygium wilfordii isolate XIE 37 chromosome 8, ASM1340144v1, whole genome shotgun sequence. Protein-coding genes within it:
- the LOC120004248 gene encoding polyadenylate-binding protein 2-like isoform X2 produces the protein MQAKVEKEMSSAEDPLTAAASQANKEELDARSVFVGNVDYSCTPEEVQQHFQACGTVNRITIRTDKFGQPKGYAYVEFLEVEAVQEALLLNESELHGRQLKVTSKRTNVPGMKQFRGRRPNPYMGFRARGPYMPPPFMFSPYGYGKVPRFRAPMRYNPYY
- the LOC120004248 gene encoding polyadenylate-binding protein 2-like isoform X1; its protein translation is MQAKVEKEMSSAEDPLTAAASQANKEELDARSVFVGNVDYSCTPEEVQQHFQACGTVNRITIRTDKFGQPKGYAYVEFLEVEAVQEALLLNESELHGRQLKQVTSKRTNVPGMKQFRGRRPNPYMGFRARGPYMPPPFMFSPYGYGKVPRFRAPMRYNPYY
- the LOC120004247 gene encoding protein EXORDIUM-like 2; amino-acid sequence: MASFYHFAILLPLFLCFVTPSVSTTRKLAALVEQQPLVLKYHNGALLKGNVTVNLIWYGKFTPVQRSVIVDFIKSLNYNRAPVPSTASWWKTTAKYRGGPCTLTVGKQILLENYSLGKLLKNSYLPALASKANFGNSINVVLTAKDVAVDGFCMSRCGTHGSTRPTRGLKRGAYLWVGNSETQCPGQCAWPFHQPIYGPQTPPLVSPNGDVGVDGMIINLATVLANAVTNPFNNGYFQGPATAPLEAVSACTGIFGSGAYPGYPGQVLVDKVTGASYNAHGVNGRKYLLPAMWDPQTSACKTLV